One Roseofilum capinflatum BLCC-M114 DNA segment encodes these proteins:
- a CDS encoding elongation factor G — MNETGVLCSRNVAIVGPYMGGKTTLLESLEYVSGALSRKGSIKDGTSIGDGSPEARSQQMSVEINVASTDYQDIHFTFLDCPGSIEFAQETYNALIGVGAAIIVCEPEPDRILTLAPLFKFLDDWKIPHLVFINKMDRVCTDEERCLTSFSALLSALQSVSSRPIIPHQFPIAAEDQIIGYIDLVSEQAYHYHPDAPADPVPLPESLKDAETQARTQMLETLADFDDHLLEELLEDIQPSQEEIVKDLKMELGADLIVPVFLGVASDGYGVRPLLDALKREAPAPNLTSERRGVDLESHSPIAQVLKTYYTPQGGKMSLVRVWQGEITEGLVLNGVRPGGIYRLFGQQQESVSKAGIGEIVALARMDGVYTGDTLSPTKDVEALPKANLVQPVYAMAIAPENRKDEVKLTPALNKLLEEDPSLYWEQHGDTHEVILWGQGEIHLKVSLERLKRKYNIPMATHLPKVAYKETIRKPVESIHGRYKHQSGGHGQFGDVYLDIRPLERGEGFTFNETIVGGVVPKQYIPGVETGVREYLVQGPLGFPVVDVGVTLTNGSYHSVDSSEQAFKQAARLAMTTGMSQGKPILLEPIAAITISAPTEFTSKVLQLLSGRRGQILGYEPLTSWKGWDQTSAYLPQAEMQNFIIELRSLTMGVGFFDWKYDHLQEVPDKVADRVLATLAE, encoded by the coding sequence ATGAACGAAACAGGAGTATTGTGCAGCCGTAATGTGGCCATTGTCGGCCCTTACATGGGTGGTAAAACCACGCTGCTCGAAAGTTTAGAATATGTCAGTGGCGCACTATCGCGTAAAGGCTCGATCAAAGACGGAACCAGCATTGGCGACGGATCGCCCGAAGCGCGATCGCAACAAATGAGTGTCGAAATCAACGTCGCCTCCACAGACTACCAAGACATTCACTTCACCTTCCTCGACTGTCCCGGTTCCATCGAATTTGCCCAAGAAACCTACAACGCCCTCATCGGCGTAGGTGCAGCCATTATCGTCTGCGAACCCGAACCCGATCGCATCCTCACCCTCGCCCCCCTCTTCAAATTCCTAGACGACTGGAAAATTCCCCATCTCGTCTTCATCAACAAAATGGATCGCGTCTGCACCGACGAAGAACGCTGTCTCACCAGTTTTTCTGCCCTGCTTAGTGCCCTACAATCCGTATCTTCGCGCCCCATTATTCCCCACCAATTCCCCATCGCTGCTGAAGACCAAATAATCGGCTATATTGACCTCGTAAGCGAACAAGCCTATCACTACCACCCCGACGCACCCGCCGATCCCGTTCCCCTTCCAGAGTCCCTCAAAGACGCAGAAACCCAGGCTAGAACCCAGATGCTCGAAACCCTAGCCGACTTTGACGACCACCTGCTCGAAGAACTCCTCGAAGACATTCAGCCCTCCCAAGAAGAAATCGTCAAAGACCTAAAAATGGAATTAGGAGCCGACTTAATCGTGCCCGTATTCCTCGGTGTAGCTTCAGACGGCTATGGCGTGCGTCCCCTCCTCGATGCCCTCAAACGGGAAGCTCCCGCCCCCAACCTCACCTCAGAGCGGCGGGGAGTAGACCTAGAGAGCCATAGTCCCATTGCCCAAGTCTTAAAAACCTATTACACCCCCCAAGGCGGGAAAATGTCTCTTGTCCGCGTTTGGCAAGGAGAAATTACCGAAGGTCTAGTTCTCAATGGCGTTCGCCCTGGCGGAATTTATCGCCTCTTCGGGCAACAACAAGAATCCGTCTCTAAAGCTGGCATCGGGGAAATTGTCGCCCTAGCGCGGATGGATGGCGTATACACCGGTGATACCCTATCCCCCACCAAAGACGTAGAAGCCCTACCCAAGGCCAATCTTGTACAGCCAGTCTATGCCATGGCGATCGCCCCCGAAAATCGCAAAGACGAAGTAAAACTCACCCCAGCCCTCAACAAACTCCTCGAAGAAGACCCCTCCCTCTATTGGGAACAACATGGAGACACCCACGAAGTCATCCTCTGGGGACAAGGAGAAATTCATCTCAAAGTCAGCCTAGAGCGGCTCAAACGTAAATACAACATTCCCATGGCCACCCATTTACCCAAGGTTGCCTACAAAGAAACCATCCGCAAACCCGTTGAGAGTATTCACGGACGCTATAAGCATCAAAGTGGCGGTCACGGGCAATTTGGCGATGTCTACTTAGATATCCGTCCCTTAGAGCGGGGAGAAGGCTTTACCTTCAATGAAACCATCGTCGGTGGTGTCGTCCCCAAACAATACATTCCTGGAGTAGAAACCGGAGTACGAGAATACCTCGTCCAAGGGCCCCTCGGCTTCCCCGTGGTGGATGTAGGGGTTACCCTCACCAACGGCAGTTACCACAGTGTAGACAGTTCCGAACAAGCCTTTAAACAAGCCGCTCGGTTAGCCATGACCACCGGCATGAGCCAAGGTAAGCCCATCTTACTCGAACCGATCGCCGCCATCACCATTTCCGCACCCACCGAATTTACCTCCAAAGTCCTGCAACTGCTCAGTGGTCGTCGCGGTCAAATCCTCGGTTACGAACCCCTGACCTCTTGGAAAGGATGGGATCAAACCTCTGCCTATCTTCCCCAAGCAGAAATGCAAAACTTTATTATTGAGTTGCGCTCTTTGACTATGGGAGTCGGCTTCTTTGACTGGAAGTACGATCACTTACAAGAAGTGCCCGATAAAGTCGCCGATCGCGTTTTAGCAACCCTGGCTGAATAA